The following nucleotide sequence is from Populus nigra chromosome 15, ddPopNigr1.1, whole genome shotgun sequence.
GATTTGGAACCTTTGCTTCTCGAGGATGAAAGGGAAAAAGGAATCTCCAAGCAGCCCAGCAAATATTGCTCGcgtgaaagaaaataaaaaaaagcagtgTGAATGTGAAAGATTTCAACTTTATCAGAAACCATTCAAGTATTTTAGCTGttcttatttgataattaagattttaatgatGTTAATTACTTCATTTTAAACTCGGCATCTCTGCTAAATAAATACGAGTAGAGGGAGCAAAACATGTTGGAAGaggaattaaataattaatttttgtatatcCTTGTACCTGGGATGCATGTGATGGTACACTAACTCGTTGATCTGTTTTGCTTGTCCATGAACCTGCTTTTTGTAGACAAGCTTGTGATAATCATTCAGTATCAACCCTGTTAACATGTGGACTTGCTTTTTACTCAATTATCTTGGGattaaatatgaataaaatcaagaaaaaatgggttttttttttatgaacatgtATGTGTAAGTACAGATGAGATATATGTTTAagatcctataaataaatactTGATTCCATTGTGTAAAAACTAACTTTAACATTAccttgatttaaattatttaattaaaaaaataaagatagaaacataaaataaatatttttataaaataattttaaaatgaatttttaatatatttcttcgTTCTCTGTTCATCTCCAATCTCTTCATTTTCTGTTTAGATATAATAAGTAAACGCAATTTATTAGTAATTTGGTACGTATTCACaacacatacatacatatttgccatattattaattaaaaatatcagtTGAAGCATTTGAGggtctagctgctgtggtcaaccgtgtgacttgttccgctctcgtcccgggttcgaccctctatgtgtacgtctgtcacccccgcggtgcctaacctgctcctgggcttgcaggatgtccagtgggccgtggggaatagtcgtggtacgcgcaagctggcccggacaccccacataaataaaaaaaaaaaatatcagttgaATTTCAATTAGTTAAGTAATTGAGAAGGTAGAACTTTGCTTAATTTCTGGGTGATGATGGGGTGAGGGGAGGGAGGGTCGATGTCAGAATTTGGTTGAAAGAAGAACGTGTACGATTGGCCCATCTACTCGTCAAAATCCAATAATGAGCCCAAACATTGATGATGAACTTCAAGGCTCAGCAACCTTTGGAAATCCATGAGACTCAAACTGTGGAGGTAGGTGCCAGGTGGggattcatttcttttctttttcttctttttgtttgacaTAATTGGTAACTGGTAAATTAGTTTGCTCCGTGAAAGAAACTCATTCATCAGTTACACCAAAATCACACTAATTTGCTTCACACCAAAGACATTACTGGTCGGTATATGTAGGGATGGTAatagataatttaattatggGTCCGGTTTTTACTTTATTCTTTAATTACTAGATAAATAAAAGAgtttaattagatatttatattctatttacCGTATTTGTTTAGATATCTATTACAtgatttattactatttattattaaacatgaaataaaataaagtatatatatagttgagTTATGTGTACAtgtatcaaattataaaattataaatgttatatatattggatttattaaattctaatgttgcgtgtatgtatatatgtatgttgGGGGTGTTTTGGATCTAGTTTTGAGTCAGgtttcataatatttatatatttttattatttattcaataaaataactatttaaaaaaatcaactcatttATATTAGTATTAATTGAATTTGTATTAAATTATCATGCCTGGCTATTTGTTGAAGCAATTTTGATTTAGTGAGTATTCAATTCAGTTTGATTGGTAATATGTCAATGAAATCCACTCAAATATCTTAGGTCATATCATGCAAATTAAGCTCCACTAATCTAACCTATCTAAAGGAACAAATCAACAACTAATTCatgacaaaaatcaaatttgccTGGTAGTGGAACTCTTTGGCTCGCAATCACCTATTTTTAATGCGATTTTCCAACTTATCTTCAATAACGAAtgcttgatattttgttttctcatcCTATATTCATGTTATCTATAAACAATAGaatttatgagaattttatttttaatgattttatatgtaaaatattaaaatacttgtaGTCCTTATTTTTCAACCTTGAAAATCTAGTCTCAAAATCTCCCCAGATGAATCCAATTGacacaataacaattaaagaaaacattttctttgccctccatttgttttttttagctcaTTCTAAATGTtcaaaaattgtaaaataactATTTAAGGCTCAGCAACCATTGGAAATCCATGAGACTCAAACTTTGGTTagtgggaattttttttttacataattaatgAAGAATTTGAGTTTGTTCCGTGAAAGAAACTCACTCATCAACTATCACCAGCATCACATTAATTTGCTTGACACCAAAGACATCATTGTTGGGTATTTGTAGTGATGGTAATAGGCAGATATGGGTGAAgtttgaattatatttataattcatcaattatttttcaagcaaaaaattttagatatttatattttatttatcgaGTTTTAGGtatttatttgatgtttattatccaagtaaaatttattattaagcatgaaataaaaagataatatacaTAGTTGAGATATGCATACATgtattatataacaaaattaaaaatgttatatATGCATGAGCATACGCGTGTGTATGGATGGTATCAATATTGAAGTATGTATGTATtagattagattaaaaaaatgttttatacaTATATGAGTTCATTAAATACTTAAAATAGTcatataccttttttttaacattgaaaatCTAGTCTAAAACTCTCCCCAAATGAAtccaattgaaaaagaaaaaaaaacaaacatacaatAACAATTTGTTCTACATTTGTTTTTCTAACCCATttcacaataacaaataaaagaaacaaaaatacataatttttattgtatactTGTTGGGAGGTAACTTTTGTTTGgggtatattttttaaagtttattttacttaaaaaaacatcaaattaatatttttttagttaaaaatatatttttatggcaGTACGCtgcattttcaaaaaaacaacaaaataagcATTGCTTTCTCATTGAAGAAAACATTGTGAACTACTATTAAGCAAAGTGAAATTGTCAATTTGTCACACTTCCTCCCTCCACGGCATTCAGGCATCTCTATCTTTTAGATAGTCAACTTTCTTTAACCTTTTTAGGCTCCAACTTTTCTTCAACCttgcctgcctgcctgcctgccttCCTGTTCATTCATTCATGGCACATGAGCCCCCACGGTGTCCCACCACCCAATAAAGAAGCCAAGGCATCCCATGAATGGAGAATAATTGCACTCTCCGACCTCttacaaaatcaagaaacagCAAAGCATCTATCTCATTTAGTCAACCAACAGCACCAATTCACAGAGCTGTCATGGCCCCCATGCCTGCAGTTTCCTTTGACCTCCTGCTCACCACATGACACTTGCAAAATATTCCAATCACACCCACATATTTTGACTTCTTTTGCAATCACACCATAGATTTCAAATCAAAGAATCCAATCTCAAATCTATGAAGAAACAAATTGATTAATAATACCACcatgattttctttaatttctactctacaatttcttgttcttttatacAAAATCGAAATTCCCAGGCCACTTGATTGTGGCCCGTCGTTTTCACCCTTGAAATTCTTTACAATCCATTagacttttcttcttcttcttcttctttgactCTTCTCCAAGATGATACCGTCACTTGACTGTCACGGCAACATCGTCAAGCCCCTTTCGCCACCGTTCAATATGGATCAATCAACATCATCAATTACTTTTCCGCGTCTCTCATGTTGACTGGAACACGTGTCGCATGGCAGCGTTAGCTGTGACATTTTCTGGTAAGGGAGCATGTGAGTGACGGTGCTCCCCTTCGTATGTTACAATAAGCATGGCCGGATCATCTACGGCACGCTCCACGTGCTTCCTTGCTGGACAACCCCTCACACTACTACACTTGTAGTACCCTCTGCAAAACAAGGagcacaaaaataataattatttgacaATCATAGACTTGTGGTCATATTTATTTGACTTGGACCAAAAATCAGGCATGGTTAACGGTGGATGATCAAGgcatagaataaaataatacctTGGGTAAGGTGAACCCTTGATTGGCTTTTGACCATATTTTCTCCATGAGAACTCATCTGCTGGTATATCAGCAACTTTGGAACTTATTGCTGGGACTCTGATTGTCCTCTTCACCCTTGATTtcctaaaatcataaaaatataataatattagagGATTTTTATATcccgatttttattttttttttaaataatgatataagaatataaattatttttgtatcttattaactaaataaataaatatttaacattgATTAACATGTAAATACatgaattattgaattaaattaaaaaaaattataaatcacaGCCACATGTTTAATACACATGTAATTATTACTTAATTGTTGATAAACTAACGGTTACCTTCTTTTGGAGCAATGGCAGCTGCCACCAGAGGAGGAGATCTTGCTGGTGGAGAGGGTATGATCATGGCATTTCTTGCGGTGGATAGAGGAGAGAGGTGGTTTTCCGGTAGGTCGAGGATGAGTTCCGAAAAGAGAAGACGAGCCACCTTGTTTCCCATCAGAGACACTCCCATCAGCTGTAACAGAAGACAGGAAGGACGAAGTAGTCGTGCCAGAGCTAAAACAATCCTTGGAATACTGACTGCCGAATGACAAGTCGTTTTTGGTCTCAGATTTAAAGGTATTGTTACTCTTAAAGAAATCAAGATTTAGTTTTTGAGGTTCTTGGACGACAGGTCGGACGGAAACCGGGTTGGAAGAAGTGGGTCCACGGCGGAAACGGGCATGCCCGGTCCGGTTCAGGATGGAGATGACTTGCTTGAACTTAGCAACGGTGAAGCTAGTGATTTCTCTGCAGTCAAGTTGGTGACTTTGTTGGGTTTGGTTAGAAAGTGCAAAGATCAAGTGCTCCATGCTCTTAATCCCAGCTGATGCAGCTTCTTGAATAGCCATCTGATCTTCCATCTTAGAGTACCCAACTAGATCAACAGCCatgatgaaaaaagaagaagaagaagaacaaaatcCTTGGAGCTAAGAGAGAGTTAGCAGATTGGGTGGTGGTGTTTtgagaggaggagaagaagggAGAAGAGCAGGGGGGCTTATAAAAGAAATGGAGGGTGCAAAGTCAACATGGAAATGTCAATCTAAGGGTGGAGATTGGTTGGACTTTctgtaagagagagagagagagagcttgtaAGAAAAGTCTTGAAAGAAAGTGGTGGGACCTAGATgtgtaataaaagaaaagaagggttaTGGAAATTGAGTActttgatggtggtggtggtggaagatgtggcttttgattttttctagatTGGAGGATAGTCAATGGTCATAGTGGGTGACAGGCAGGCTATAGATGCATGAGAGACCACAGTGCTCTATGAAACTAAAGTCGTTGagagttattttaatttgttttatttatttagtggTTTTACAATGGTTAGTTTCGGTAAtcaagttattattttattttcgtgTCATCAATAGAgtgaattaatttgaaataattaattaaattcaattttatccaaTTTAATTGAACATGACTGCATCAATTTCGAAATTTCGAATCAACCCGTTATATGTatttataacaattattttttattattataacatcTTTTAAGACAAGAAATGTTGGTTCATGTGATTTATGTTGACCATGATTTATAAATGAGAAGATGAGAAATTCAAGTCTTCTAGTTTGGTCTTTATTTAGGGTTTGACAAGCTTATATTTTGGGGATTGCTAGAAGATCTTTGAAATCAATGTATACTGAATTATTCATATTCAAATGTTTGTGATgacttaatttgatttaaataaaaatattttttcaaaattaaataaattaccaaTTATGCTAACTGGGGttaatattcataacaatttcttGGTCACCAAAAAAAATGACTtgcttgccttttctttttgactTTGTCAAATTATTGTATGCATGAATTGAAAGCTGACTCTGCTTTAATCCAATATTTCTTATTTCTCAAACTGTGAGATTCAAAACCATATATTAACAGAAActccccttttatttttattagagcaGCAAAGAAACCATGATtaatacataaaagaaaaaaaaatataactttaaaggATGAAACTTAACTAGTCAGACTTTAGGTTTGCTTCATATAATTCACcaattcgagtctcacaaacctcaaagccactagaggcttacatggtcattagtTTTAGGACCCGTGAAATTAGTTAAGGTACACGCAAACtaacccggacacccacattaataataataaatatatatatatatatatatatatatatacacttccAGTCACATATTATGAAATATTGTTTGAtgctcttttttaaatattgtctgATAATGAAAATTACACTCAATCAGCCACATATTATGCCACAAAAAATTCTTGATAATTAAGTTATAAGAGTTTGTATTAAAAGTCAAACATTTACAACTAATACCACCTTGAAAAAAATGCACTGTATGATAATTTTTGTTGCAGTCAAAGCTCCCCTGCCTTGCAAGAAGGAATTCGCCCATTTCTTGCTGGTATCAACTCATCAATTGAGAAGTCTCCCTTGCACACCTGATTTCTCTGTGCACTTACCATTTACACATAGCtattaaatcaattcaaaaatatgaGATTCAAAGTATACTCTGAGctgattttttcagtttggttagAAAAGATATTTATTCCGTAAAATTTAGTTGACTTGATTGggatttttgtgattttgttgatttgatcaaatccaatttaaacttgattaggtcaaaaataataattttttaaataaaacattattattataataaaaataattaacacaaatcaattcaattcaataatgCACGCATAAATGATTTAATGATCtaactttttttctcaaatcagTCCAACTTGAAGCAAGTCTTGAAAACTATACAAATGCACTTTACAATCCAAACACCtgttttcaattttagatttaacaaataataacatgacgatatttgtattaattaagaaaaattacccaaaccatatttagttaagttatttttacaattgcttttcatgtttttaaaaattataatttatgtatTAAATTTTACTACATACAAAATAGTTTATATCTTAAATCATCttataatttagaattttttgaaatataaagggATAGGTGCAAAAAAGATTAAACtatagaataattaattaaggtaATTTTCACATTGATTAACTAGTGTAATTGTAATGCAGTCCTTGTAGTTTTCCAGAAACTAACAATTTAGTCATTCTTGTTTGAGAGTAATAAGTTAATGAAGATCTGTTACTTACAAGTTATTGCAACCTTACAATTTACTTCGTCAATTCGTATCCAGCAAACTTCTTGATAACTCAGCAACTAAATAATGGAtactaacaaaaagaaataccATGGAAGGTTTTCTATGTTGAATTCAaagaaatactaataaaaaataaaaataaaaataaaaactaaattgatgttaaattcaaagattttttttttgaaattgatccAATTATATCTTACCCAAATTTGTTTAGATTAATCAAGTTACACATTAACCCATCAAACACTTGAATTTCATCAAATTGATAATcaaatccattaaaaataaactataccTGGTTTAAACTTCAAGTGgggaattaatatatatatatatatgcaaaaaaacaagtcaaaacaACAATCTATCAAGGGGTGGTGGAGGGAGAGCCTATTTAACAAGGTTTTtgtttgacttttgtttttttgttttaaaaaagggagaaaaatgaaaagtgaCACTGTTACAGACTTTCCATTTTCTAAACGTGGTGTAGCAGGTATCAATTTCTAGCCGTTGGACGAGTCTACATTAGATCCAGCGGATGAAGCTCGTTAATGGTGGTTGACCTAACGCtttagataataataattgcTGTTTAGGTCAGCGCTTGATGGTTGAGTATTTTATTAGCAACACACGTGGTGAAGAGTTTCAACGCCTCTTAAGACATAGCTGGAGATTGCGTCAAAAGAAGGGCAGCAATTTCAGCCATGCCCGAAGTCTTGTTTGGGGTTAAGATTGTGGCTGCAATGCAGCCTCAGCCCCAAACGAGACTTAATTAATTCTCCCCTATCATATAAACCTAATTTGTATTAAGTGGTTCCATCAGTACTGAATTTAAATGTCTTTCATCATTGTTAGAGCTGTTTTGAGAACTAACccgaaaaaaattaagattattgaattatatattgGTTTAACTTGTGGGTGAAGAGTTAattcaagtcaatttttttattaattaaaaacaattattattttttttgtttttaaaagaatattttgacAATgaccaattatattttaattggtcTTGGCAAAATCAATCGTGTTTTATTGGGTTGTTTTTTTCTAGATCAACTTGAAATTTAAGTGAAACAAAGctataaatgatatatttttcatataaatccaTCAGATTCAGCCATGATTAACAACTATTATGAGTAGTGGTTTTCCAGGACAAGAATAGATCTACGTACGAGCTCTCAACCTACCACCTCTCTGATCACGCCTTTCAATGACAAAATATAGTGGCCTGATGATTCATCctacaatatttaatttttatcatatatctCCAAATCCATAACGAATATTTGATATCATAAGGATTAAAAACATTAACCTGAGTTTAGAGGTTAAAGATTTGGTCAACGAGCGTGGGTTATGTACACGTCTTGGACTGGGTTTGCATTTTTACTGACTT
It contains:
- the LOC133674811 gene encoding WRKY transcription factor WRKY51-like → MAVDLVGYSKMEDQMAIQEAASAGIKSMEHLIFALSNQTQQSHQLDCREITSFTVAKFKQVISILNRTGHARFRRGPTSSNPVSVRPVVQEPQKLNLDFFKSNNTFKSETKNDLSFGSQYSKDCFSSGTTTSSFLSSVTADGSVSDGKQGGSSSLFGTHPRPTGKPPLSSIHRKKCHDHTLSTSKISSSGGSCHCSKRRKSRVKRTIRVPAISSKVADIPADEFSWRKYGQKPIKGSPYPRGYYKCSSVRGCPARKHVERAVDDPAMLIVTYEGEHRHSHAPLPENVTANAAMRHVFQST